In the Sinorhizobium arboris LMG 14919 genome, one interval contains:
- a CDS encoding M48 family metallopeptidase, whose protein sequence is MAFDGTTIASGEWHAPGSSRSLPASLVEQAGRLVVHGESGGELAGGILHSIEISPRVGRIPRRVTFPDGSLFETEDNDAVDRFLAGKGRAREGAVHRLERFHPRLIAFVAAAILLGALIYRSALPLLVEVAIAVTPPVVPNIMSASALETMDRTLLDKSKLDEARRNRIVEGFRRIASQSARGEAGYTLHFRGGGALGPNAFALPDGTLILTDELVELAGEDTEMILGVLAHEIGHVEHNHSLRQIYRAAGVTALIMLVAGDIGSGVEEVLVQGGGLLALSYSRSAEAEADRHSVELMMKAGFDPTAIARFFELLETKLDDRGGASIFSTHPSTPERRKVILDWIGAFDERK, encoded by the coding sequence CAACGATCGCTTCAGGCGAGTGGCATGCACCGGGATCGAGCCGCTCCCTTCCCGCAAGCCTCGTCGAGCAAGCAGGGCGCCTCGTCGTGCACGGAGAAAGCGGCGGCGAGCTCGCGGGCGGCATCCTGCACTCGATCGAAATATCTCCCCGGGTCGGCCGCATTCCGCGCCGGGTCACCTTTCCGGACGGATCCCTGTTCGAGACTGAGGACAATGACGCGGTCGACCGGTTCCTGGCCGGGAAAGGTCGCGCCCGCGAGGGAGCGGTCCACCGCCTGGAGCGCTTCCATCCGCGGCTGATCGCCTTCGTCGCCGCCGCGATCCTGCTTGGCGCGCTGATTTATCGCTCGGCACTGCCCTTGCTGGTGGAGGTTGCCATCGCCGTCACGCCCCCGGTCGTGCCGAATATCATGTCGGCCAGCGCCCTGGAGACGATGGATCGGACCCTGCTGGACAAGTCGAAGCTCGACGAGGCGAGGCGCAACAGGATCGTGGAAGGTTTCCGCCGCATCGCGTCACAATCGGCACGGGGAGAGGCGGGCTATACGCTCCACTTCCGCGGAGGCGGCGCGCTCGGTCCGAACGCCTTCGCCCTGCCTGACGGAACTCTGATCCTTACCGACGAACTCGTGGAACTCGCGGGCGAAGATACCGAGATGATCCTCGGCGTGCTTGCCCATGAAATCGGCCATGTCGAGCACAATCACAGCCTCCGGCAGATCTATCGAGCCGCCGGAGTCACCGCGCTCATCATGCTTGTCGCCGGCGACATCGGATCGGGAGTCGAGGAAGTGCTGGTGCAGGGCGGCGGTCTCCTCGCACTTTCCTACTCACGCTCCGCAGAGGCGGAAGCGGACAGGCACTCCGTCGAGCTCATGATGAAGGCGGGTTTCGATCCGACCGCGATCGCCCGTTTCTTCGAACTGCTCGAAACGAAGCTCGACGACCGGGGTGGAGCGAGCATCTTTTCCACTCATCCCTCGACGCCGGAGCGGCGTAAGGTGATCCTGGACTGGATCGGCGCGTTCGACGAACGTAAATAA
- a CDS encoding Fe(3+) ABC transporter substrate-binding protein, with protein sequence MHISKALIGALSVAATFLASTAPVRADGEVNIYSYRQPDLIQPLLDAFTKKTGISTNVLFLDKGLVERIQAEGANSPADVILTVDISRLTEAKDAGVTQPVVNETINKDIPDHFRDPEGNWFGLTTRGRVVYASKERVAQDDITYEELADPKWKGKICTRDGQHSYNIGLFASMIAHHGEAEAEKWLTGLRNNLARKPDGGDRDQAKAIFAGECDIALGNSYYVGLMITNEKEPEQKEWASAIKVLFPNSKDRGTHVNISGMALAKNAPNKENALKLMEFLSAGEAQKIYAEQVFEYPVLPGAEPSEVVKSFGEIKPDTLPLAEIAANRKKASELVDKVGYNDGPQD encoded by the coding sequence ATGCATATTTCGAAAGCGCTGATCGGCGCGTTGTCCGTGGCGGCGACATTTCTTGCCTCTACGGCGCCTGTCCGCGCCGATGGGGAGGTCAACATCTACTCCTACCGGCAGCCGGACCTCATTCAGCCGCTATTGGACGCCTTCACGAAGAAGACCGGCATTTCGACCAACGTGCTCTTCCTCGACAAGGGTCTTGTCGAGCGCATCCAGGCCGAAGGCGCCAACTCTCCTGCCGACGTGATCCTGACCGTGGATATCAGCCGCCTGACCGAAGCGAAGGATGCGGGCGTGACGCAGCCGGTGGTCAACGAAACCATCAACAAGGACATTCCCGACCATTTTCGCGACCCCGAAGGCAACTGGTTCGGTCTGACGACGCGGGGCCGCGTCGTCTACGCCTCCAAGGAGCGCGTCGCACAAGACGACATTACCTATGAGGAACTCGCCGACCCGAAGTGGAAGGGCAAGATCTGCACCCGCGACGGCCAGCACTCCTACAATATCGGCCTGTTCGCTTCCATGATCGCCCACCACGGTGAAGCCGAAGCGGAGAAATGGCTGACGGGGCTCAGGAACAATCTGGCCAGGAAGCCGGACGGCGGCGACCGGGACCAGGCCAAGGCGATCTTCGCCGGCGAATGCGACATAGCGCTCGGCAACAGCTACTATGTCGGACTGATGATCACCAACGAGAAGGAGCCCGAACAGAAGGAATGGGCCTCGGCGATCAAGGTTCTCTTCCCGAATTCGAAGGACCGGGGCACGCATGTGAACATCTCCGGCATGGCGCTCGCCAAGAACGCGCCGAACAAGGAGAATGCCCTGAAGCTCATGGAATTCCTGTCCGCAGGCGAAGCGCAGAAGATCTATGCCGAACAGGTCTTCGAGTACCCGGTGCTGCCGGGAGCCGAACCGTCGGAAGTCGTCAAGTCCTTCGGTGAGATCAAGCCGGACACGCTGCCGCTCGCCGAGATTGCGGCAAACCGCAAGAAGGCCTCGGAACTCGTCGACAAGGTCGGCTACAACGACGGCCCGCAGGATTGA
- the rirA gene encoding iron-responsive transcriptional regulator RirA: MRLTKQTNYAVRMLMYCAANGEKLSRIPEIARAYGVSELFLFKILQPLTKAGLVETVRGRNGGVRLPKPASEITLFDVVKVTEDSFAMAECFEAGEIDCPLVDSCGLNAALRKALNAFFEVLQGYTIDDLVKARPQINFLLGLEETARPQTSAA; encoded by the coding sequence ATGCGTCTGACGAAGCAAACCAACTACGCAGTACGCATGTTGATGTACTGCGCTGCGAACGGCGAGAAGCTCAGCCGCATTCCCGAGATCGCCAGGGCTTACGGCGTTTCCGAACTGTTCCTTTTCAAGATCCTGCAGCCGTTGACGAAAGCCGGCCTGGTTGAGACCGTGCGCGGCCGTAACGGCGGTGTCCGACTGCCGAAACCGGCGTCGGAGATCACCCTCTTCGACGTCGTGAAGGTGACGGAAGACAGTTTCGCCATGGCGGAGTGCTTCGAGGCGGGCGAGATCGACTGCCCGCTGGTGGATAGCTGCGGCCTCAATGCCGCGCTGCGCAAGGCGCTGAACGCCTTTTTTGAAGTGCTTCAGGGGTACACGATCGACGACCTGGTCAAGGCCCGGCCGCAGATCAACTTCCTCCTGGGCCTGGAAGAGACCGCGCGTCCGCAGACGTCGGCTGCCTGA
- a CDS encoding ABC transporter substrate-binding protein, translated as MRKLTTLLAATALATLMAGTAWSKTFVFCSEGSPEGFDPGLYTAGTTFDAAAHTVYSRLLEFKKGTTETEPGLAESWTISDDGLEYTFKLRPGVKFQTTEFFTPTRELNADDVVFSIERQWKSDHPWHGYVTGGSWEYFAGMGLPELLESVEKVDDMTVKIKLKRKEAPFLANLAMPFASIMSKEYADKLQAEGKMNQLNQMPLGTGPFAFVGYQQDAVIRYKAHPDFWGGKQKIDDLVFAITTDAAVRFQKLQAGECHLMPYPNAADVEAMKADPNLKVMEQAGLNVAYLAYNTTQAPFDKVEVRKALNKAINKQAIVDAVFQGQATPATNPIPPTMWSYNEHIEDDTYDPDAAKKMLEDAGVKDLSMKVWAMPVARPYMLNARRAAELMQADFAKVGVKVEIVSYEWAEYLEKSKAKDRDGAVILGWTGDNGDPDNFLDTLLGCDAVGGNNRAQWCNQEFDDLVTKAKEASDVAERTKLYEEAQVVFKREAPWATLDHSLSIVPMRKNVEGFVQSPLGDFAFDGVDIVE; from the coding sequence ATGAGAAAGCTCACTACTCTTTTAGCAGCGACGGCGCTTGCCACGCTGATGGCCGGCACCGCCTGGTCGAAAACGTTCGTCTTCTGCTCGGAAGGTTCGCCGGAAGGCTTCGATCCCGGCCTCTATACGGCCGGCACGACGTTCGACGCTGCCGCGCACACCGTTTACAGCCGCCTTCTCGAGTTCAAGAAGGGCACGACCGAGACCGAGCCCGGGCTCGCCGAAAGCTGGACGATCTCCGACGATGGCCTCGAATACACCTTCAAGCTGCGTCCCGGCGTCAAGTTCCAGACCACCGAGTTCTTCACCCCGACCCGTGAACTGAACGCCGACGATGTGGTCTTTTCGATCGAACGCCAGTGGAAATCCGACCATCCGTGGCACGGCTACGTGACCGGCGGTTCCTGGGAGTATTTCGCCGGCATGGGGCTGCCGGAACTGCTCGAGTCGGTCGAGAAGGTCGACGACATGACCGTCAAGATCAAGCTGAAGCGCAAGGAAGCGCCGTTCCTCGCCAATCTTGCCATGCCCTTCGCTTCGATCATGTCGAAGGAATATGCCGACAAGCTGCAGGCCGAAGGCAAGATGAACCAGCTCAACCAGATGCCGCTCGGCACCGGTCCTTTCGCCTTTGTCGGCTATCAGCAGGACGCGGTGATCCGCTACAAGGCTCATCCGGACTTCTGGGGCGGAAAACAGAAGATCGACGACCTGGTCTTCGCGATCACGACGGATGCGGCCGTTCGCTTCCAGAAGCTGCAGGCCGGCGAATGCCACCTGATGCCCTACCCGAACGCGGCCGACGTGGAAGCCATGAAGGCCGATCCGAATCTCAAGGTGATGGAGCAGGCCGGCCTCAACGTCGCTTATCTGGCCTACAACACGACGCAGGCTCCCTTTGACAAAGTCGAAGTCCGTAAGGCGCTGAACAAGGCAATCAACAAGCAGGCGATCGTCGACGCCGTCTTCCAGGGCCAGGCCACGCCGGCGACCAATCCGATCCCGCCGACGATGTGGTCGTACAACGAGCACATCGAAGACGACACCTACGATCCGGACGCCGCCAAGAAGATGCTCGAGGACGCCGGCGTCAAGGACCTTTCGATGAAGGTCTGGGCAATGCCGGTGGCACGTCCCTACATGCTGAACGCCCGTCGCGCCGCCGAGCTGATGCAGGCGGACTTCGCCAAGGTCGGCGTCAAGGTCGAAATCGTATCCTACGAGTGGGCCGAATATCTCGAGAAGTCCAAGGCCAAGGACCGCGACGGTGCGGTGATCCTGGGCTGGACGGGTGACAATGGCGACCCGGACAACTTCCTCGATACGCTGCTCGGTTGCGACGCCGTCGGCGGCAACAACCGCGCACAGTGGTGCAACCAGGAGTTCGACGACCTCGTCACGAAGGCGAAGGAAGCATCCGACGTGGCAGAGCGCACCAAGCTCTACGAGGAGGCGCAGGTCGTCTTCAAGCGTGAAGCCCCCTGGGCGACGCTCGACCACTCGCTCTCCATCGTCCCGATGCGCAAGAATGTCGAAGGCTTCGTCCAGAGCCCGCTCGGCGACTTTGCTTTCGACGGCGTTGATATTGTAGAGTAA
- a CDS encoding ABC transporter permease subunit, which yields MFRFLLGRLAVLIPTFIGVSIIAFSFIRLLPGDPVALLSGERVMSPERHAEISRQLGFDRPIVMQYLDYLWGVLQGDFGTSIVTKKPVIDQFLELFPATVELSVCAIIFAVVIGIPAGVVAAVKRGSIFDQIIMGTALVGFSMPIFWWGLLLIIVVSGILQWTPVSGRISLMFFFPSVTGFMLIDSLLSGQEGAFQSAFNHLILPTIVLGTIPLAVIARQTRSAMLEVLSEDYVRTARAKGLSTFRVVGIHALRNAMIPVVTTIGLQIGVMLAGAILTETIFSWPGIGKWMVDSVFRRDYAVIQGGLLIIAAVIMLVNLAVDLLYGLINPRIRH from the coding sequence ATGTTCCGATTCCTTCTGGGGCGTTTGGCAGTGCTGATTCCGACTTTCATCGGGGTCTCTATCATCGCCTTCTCCTTCATCCGCCTGCTTCCTGGCGATCCCGTGGCGCTGCTTTCCGGTGAAAGGGTGATGTCGCCGGAACGGCACGCCGAGATTTCCCGCCAATTGGGCTTCGACCGCCCCATCGTCATGCAGTACCTGGATTATCTCTGGGGCGTTCTGCAGGGCGATTTCGGAACGTCGATCGTCACCAAGAAACCCGTCATCGACCAGTTCCTGGAGCTCTTCCCGGCAACCGTCGAGCTGTCGGTCTGCGCCATCATCTTCGCGGTCGTCATCGGCATCCCCGCTGGCGTCGTCGCGGCTGTCAAGCGCGGGTCCATTTTCGACCAGATCATCATGGGCACCGCGCTCGTCGGCTTCTCAATGCCGATTTTCTGGTGGGGCCTGCTGCTGATCATCGTCGTTTCCGGGATCCTGCAATGGACGCCCGTGTCCGGTCGCATATCGCTGATGTTCTTCTTTCCGTCCGTCACCGGCTTCATGCTGATCGACTCGCTGTTGTCGGGGCAGGAGGGGGCGTTCCAGTCGGCCTTCAATCACCTCATCCTGCCGACGATCGTTCTCGGTACCATTCCGCTCGCCGTCATCGCGCGCCAGACCCGCTCGGCGATGCTCGAGGTGCTTTCCGAGGACTATGTGCGCACCGCGCGTGCCAAGGGGCTCTCCACCTTCCGGGTGGTCGGCATTCATGCGCTCCGCAACGCGATGATCCCCGTCGTCACCACCATCGGCCTGCAGATTGGTGTGATGCTGGCGGGCGCGATCCTGACGGAGACGATCTTCTCCTGGCCCGGCATCGGCAAGTGGATGGTCGATTCCGTGTTCCGGCGCGACTATGCCGTCATTCAGGGCGGACTCCTGATCATAGCCGCGGTCATCATGCTGGTGAACCTCGCCGTGGATCTGCTCTACGGCCTCATCAACCCCCGCATCCGGCACTGA
- a CDS encoding ABC transporter permease subunit translates to MTEVTATTAMSTDPTRRARLAEFWYYFSENRGAVIGLFFFLFLVLLAIFAPLVAPHNPTIQFREAVLLPPVWQEGGRATFLLGTDAVGRDMLSRLIYGTRFSLFVGVIVTILSLTGGILVGVIAGYFRGWIDTFIMRIMDIILAFPSLLLALVLVAVLGPGLTNAMIAIALVFQPHFVRLTRAAVMTEKTRDYVVAAKVAGAGHARLMFRTILPNCMAPLIVQATLSFSSAILDAAALGFLGMGAQPPTPEWGTMLAEAREFILRAWWVVTLPGLAILATVLAINLMGDGLRDALDPKLKRS, encoded by the coding sequence ATGACCGAAGTCACCGCAACAACCGCCATGTCGACCGATCCGACGCGCCGGGCGCGTCTTGCCGAATTCTGGTACTATTTCTCGGAGAATCGAGGTGCCGTCATCGGCCTCTTCTTCTTCCTGTTCCTGGTGCTGCTGGCCATTTTCGCTCCACTCGTGGCACCCCATAACCCGACCATTCAGTTCCGCGAGGCGGTGCTGCTCCCGCCCGTCTGGCAGGAAGGCGGCCGCGCGACGTTCCTGCTTGGCACCGACGCGGTCGGCCGCGACATGCTCTCCCGTCTCATCTACGGCACACGGTTTTCGCTCTTCGTCGGCGTCATCGTGACCATACTGTCCCTGACGGGCGGCATCCTGGTCGGCGTGATCGCCGGCTATTTCCGCGGATGGATCGACACGTTCATCATGCGGATCATGGACATCATCCTGGCCTTCCCGTCGCTGCTGTTGGCGCTCGTCCTGGTGGCGGTGCTGGGGCCGGGTCTCACCAATGCGATGATCGCAATCGCGCTGGTTTTCCAGCCGCATTTCGTTCGCCTGACGCGAGCGGCGGTGATGACGGAGAAGACGCGCGACTATGTCGTGGCGGCGAAGGTCGCCGGAGCCGGGCACGCAAGGCTGATGTTCAGGACGATCCTGCCGAACTGCATGGCGCCGCTGATCGTTCAGGCGACGCTGTCCTTTTCGAGCGCGATCCTCGATGCCGCGGCGCTCGGCTTCCTGGGCATGGGCGCGCAGCCGCCGACGCCGGAATGGGGAACGATGCTCGCGGAAGCGCGCGAATTCATCCTGCGCGCCTGGTGGGTCGTCACGCTGCCCGGTCTCGCCATTCTCGCGACCGTTCTGGCAATCAATCTGATGGGCGACGGCCTGCGCGACGCTCTCGACCCGAAGCTGAAGAGGTCCTGA
- a CDS encoding ABC transporter ATP-binding protein produces MALLEIENLVVEFQTASGPFRAVDGVSLTVHEGEVLAIVGESGSGKSVSMLAAMGLLPWTAKVTADKLAFNGRDLMKMSAADRRKIVGKDIAMIFQEPIASLNPCFTVGFQIEEVLRIHMGLDRAARRSRAIELFEAVGIPDPAERLRHFPHQMSGGQCQRVMIAIALACNPKLLIADEPTTALDVTIQKQILDLLMKLQQEYRMGLIMITHNMGVVAETADRVIVQYKGRKIEEADVLSLFESPKSNYTRALLSALPENATGDRLPTISELFNEQQMLEGAAR; encoded by the coding sequence ATGGCGCTTCTCGAAATTGAAAACCTCGTCGTCGAATTCCAGACGGCATCCGGGCCCTTCCGGGCCGTCGACGGCGTCTCTCTCACGGTGCATGAGGGCGAGGTCCTGGCCATCGTCGGGGAATCCGGCTCGGGCAAATCCGTTTCCATGCTTGCGGCGATGGGCCTTCTGCCCTGGACCGCCAAGGTGACCGCGGACAAGCTCGCCTTCAACGGACGGGATCTCATGAAGATGTCGGCCGCCGACCGTCGCAAGATCGTCGGCAAGGACATTGCGATGATCTTTCAGGAGCCCATCGCCAGCCTCAATCCATGCTTCACGGTCGGTTTCCAGATCGAGGAAGTGCTGCGCATCCATATGGGCCTCGATCGGGCCGCGCGGCGCAGTCGCGCGATCGAACTTTTCGAGGCGGTCGGCATTCCCGACCCGGCCGAGCGCCTCAGGCACTTTCCGCACCAGATGTCTGGCGGACAGTGCCAGCGCGTGATGATCGCCATCGCGCTTGCCTGCAATCCGAAACTGCTCATCGCCGACGAGCCGACGACCGCACTTGACGTGACGATCCAGAAACAGATCCTCGACCTCCTGATGAAGCTGCAGCAGGAGTACCGCATGGGCCTCATCATGATCACCCATAACATGGGCGTCGTGGCGGAGACGGCGGATCGCGTCATCGTGCAGTATAAAGGCCGCAAGATCGAAGAGGCAGATGTCCTCTCGTTGTTCGAGTCACCGAAGAGCAATTACACCCGCGCGCTCCTCTCGGCCCTGCCGGAGAATGCGACGGGGGATCGGTTGCCGACGATTTCCGAACTTTTCAATGAGCAACAGATGCTCGAGGGAGCTGCTCGATGA
- a CDS encoding ABC transporter ATP-binding protein, with protein sequence MTHVLEARNLVRDYHIPGNLFRKARTVHALKGVSFTVDEGKTLAIVGESGCGKSTLGRIITLIDPATSGELLIDGRKVDIAREGLTAEMRRKVQIIFQNPYGSLNPRQKIGDILAEPLIINTKVPADERRDRAMAMLKKVGLEEKHYNRYPHMFSGGQRQRIAIARALMLNPKLLVLDEPVSALDLSVQAQVLNLLADLQDEFKLTYVFISHDLSVVRYIADDVMVMYYGEAVEYGSRDAVFSDPQHDYTKTLFAATPRADVASIKARLARKNAA encoded by the coding sequence ATGACCCATGTTCTCGAAGCCCGCAACCTGGTGCGCGACTATCACATTCCCGGCAACCTGTTCCGCAAGGCGCGCACCGTTCACGCGCTGAAGGGCGTAAGCTTTACGGTCGATGAAGGCAAGACGCTCGCGATCGTCGGCGAAAGCGGCTGCGGCAAGTCCACGCTCGGGCGCATCATCACGCTTATCGATCCTGCGACCTCGGGAGAGCTGTTGATCGACGGCAGGAAGGTCGACATCGCCCGCGAGGGGCTGACGGCGGAGATGCGCCGCAAGGTTCAGATCATCTTTCAGAACCCTTACGGCTCTCTCAACCCCCGCCAGAAGATCGGCGATATTCTCGCGGAACCGCTCATCATCAACACCAAAGTCCCGGCAGACGAACGCCGCGACCGGGCCATGGCGATGTTGAAGAAGGTCGGGCTCGAGGAAAAGCATTACAACCGCTATCCGCACATGTTCTCCGGCGGCCAGCGGCAGCGCATCGCGATCGCCCGCGCCCTGATGCTCAATCCCAAGCTTCTTGTTCTGGATGAGCCGGTTTCGGCGCTCGACCTTTCCGTCCAGGCACAGGTTCTGAACCTGCTCGCCGATCTGCAGGACGAGTTCAAGCTGACCTATGTCTTCATCAGTCACGATTTGTCGGTGGTACGCTATATCGCCGACGACGTCATGGTGATGTATTACGGTGAAGCGGTCGAGTATGGCAGCCGGGACGCGGTATTCTCCGATCCGCAGCACGACTATACCAAGACCTTGTTCGCGGCGACGCCGCGGGCGGACGTCGCCAGCATCAAGGCCCGGCTCGCCCGGAAGAATGCCGCCTGA
- a CDS encoding RidA family protein gives MEIKRFESGSRMSQAVVYNNTVYLAGQVGNAGDDVVTQTKQALAEVDRLLALAGTDKTRILSATVWLADMADFAKMNSVWDAWVPQGHAPARATGEAKLATPEYLVEVIVTAAL, from the coding sequence ATGGAAATTAAGCGTTTCGAAAGCGGCTCGCGGATGAGCCAGGCCGTGGTCTACAACAACACGGTCTATCTCGCCGGCCAGGTCGGCAATGCCGGCGACGATGTCGTCACCCAGACGAAACAGGCGCTGGCGGAGGTGGATCGTCTGCTGGCGCTCGCAGGCACGGACAAGACGCGCATTCTTTCCGCGACCGTTTGGCTTGCGGACATGGCGGATTTCGCCAAGATGAACTCGGTCTGGGACGCCTGGGTGCCACAGGGCCACGCCCCGGCCCGCGCGACCGGCGAAGCGAAACTGGCGACCCCTGAATATCTCGTCGAAGTCATCGTGACGGCTGCTCTCTAA
- a CDS encoding AI-2E family transporter, which produces MDIAGRTTAERRRKREAEREIALAEASEIVARTRDSIDLASTWSVIGLFVIACAAVVYTMEAILLPITLAVVIGIVLGRAADELTRFGLPPMFGGLLLALLFLLGLSYLVNAILWPITEVAREAPRLVEGLMERILPYLQRFEWVNAALARGTGEEAFADVIVKNAGPLIGGAAASLTPALVQTLIFLAALVLFLLGRVQLRSTIILAFPSREGRLSAIRVMNALEDALAHYFSTASLIYLALGAVTMVVALVGGLAMPPLWGLFAFVSSFIPYLGVTFMTLSLLVGGLMTHDALIVAIAPAAAFFIVHLAMENLLVPAVLGHRFDINPFLIFVAIIFWTWMWGAVGAILAFPLSLIAMIIFEQVLLPAPERQLPG; this is translated from the coding sequence ATGGACATAGCTGGGCGGACGACGGCCGAGCGTCGACGAAAGCGCGAAGCGGAGAGGGAAATCGCGCTGGCAGAGGCATCGGAGATCGTCGCCCGAACACGTGACAGCATCGATCTTGCCAGCACATGGAGCGTCATCGGTCTGTTCGTGATCGCCTGCGCGGCAGTCGTCTATACGATGGAAGCGATCCTCTTGCCGATCACGCTTGCCGTCGTCATCGGCATCGTTCTCGGCCGCGCTGCCGATGAACTGACCCGGTTCGGGCTTCCGCCCATGTTCGGCGGCCTTTTGCTGGCGCTTCTCTTTCTGCTTGGCCTTTCATACCTGGTCAATGCCATTCTCTGGCCGATTACCGAGGTCGCGCGCGAGGCACCGCGACTGGTCGAAGGTCTCATGGAACGGATACTGCCTTACCTGCAGCGCTTCGAATGGGTCAACGCAGCGCTTGCCCGCGGCACCGGAGAAGAGGCTTTTGCCGACGTCATCGTCAAGAATGCCGGACCATTGATCGGGGGCGCGGCGGCCAGCCTGACGCCCGCTTTGGTGCAGACCCTGATCTTCCTGGCCGCGCTCGTGCTGTTTCTGCTCGGGCGCGTTCAGCTGCGCAGCACGATCATCCTCGCTTTTCCCAGCCGCGAAGGTCGCTTGAGCGCGATCCGGGTCATGAACGCCCTCGAGGATGCGCTTGCGCATTATTTCTCGACTGCCAGCCTGATCTACTTGGCGCTGGGTGCCGTGACCATGGTCGTAGCGCTCGTCGGTGGATTGGCGATGCCGCCGCTCTGGGGGCTGTTCGCCTTCGTCTCGAGCTTCATTCCCTATCTCGGCGTCACCTTCATGACATTGTCGCTGCTCGTGGGCGGGCTGATGACCCATGATGCGCTCATCGTGGCGATCGCGCCAGCGGCTGCCTTCTTCATCGTTCACCTGGCAATGGAAAACCTGCTGGTGCCCGCCGTCCTCGGCCATCGCTTCGACATCAATCCATTTCTGATTTTCGTAGCGATCATCTTCTGGACATGGATGTGGGGCGCAGTCGGCGCGATCCTCGCGTTTCCGCTGTCGCTGATCGCGATGATCATATTCGAACAGGTCCTCCTGCCGGCGCCGGAACGCCAGTTGCCGGGCTGA
- the rsiB2 gene encoding PhyR-type response regulator RsiB2, which yields MPLSTRIAPHLPYLRRYARAVTGSQAAGDAYVAAVLEALIDDIGLFPAASNDRISLYKLFCSLFGKVKIDRSQFASPFAWEQRAASNLSLIAPPQRQAFLLVALEGFSTGEAAEIMGLDQGAFGKLLTNASEEISRQIATDVMIIEDEPLIALDIEDMVTSLGHRVTGIARTRGEALNLYNKTLPKMVLADIQLADGSSGIDAVNDILTRAAVPVIFITAFPERLLTGKKPEPAFLVTKPFNPETVKALISQALFFDEHAQAGTS from the coding sequence ATGCCACTTTCCACAAGGATTGCGCCCCACCTCCCTTATCTTCGGCGTTACGCGCGTGCCGTCACGGGCTCGCAAGCGGCCGGCGATGCCTATGTCGCTGCCGTGCTCGAAGCGCTGATCGACGATATAGGGCTTTTCCCAGCCGCGTCGAACGACCGCATCAGCCTTTACAAGCTGTTCTGTTCCCTGTTCGGAAAGGTCAAGATCGACCGTTCCCAGTTCGCCTCACCCTTCGCATGGGAGCAGAGAGCCGCGTCCAATCTCTCTCTCATCGCGCCTCCGCAACGGCAGGCGTTCCTGCTCGTCGCCCTCGAAGGTTTCTCGACCGGCGAGGCGGCAGAAATCATGGGGCTCGACCAGGGCGCATTCGGTAAGCTGCTAACCAACGCGTCGGAGGAAATTTCGCGCCAGATCGCAACCGACGTGATGATCATCGAGGATGAGCCTCTCATCGCGCTGGACATCGAGGACATGGTCACAAGCCTCGGTCACCGGGTCACCGGGATCGCGCGGACGCGCGGCGAAGCGCTTAACCTTTACAACAAGACGTTGCCGAAGATGGTGCTTGCGGATATCCAGCTGGCCGATGGCAGTTCAGGCATCGACGCGGTCAACGACATCCTGACGCGGGCGGCCGTCCCGGTCATCTTCATCACTGCCTTCCCCGAACGGCTGTTGACCGGCAAGAAACCCGAACCGGCCTTTCTGGTGACCAAACCGTTCAACCCGGAAACCGTAAAGGCGCTGATCAGCCAGGCCCTCTTCTTCGACGAGCATGCGCAAGCCGGAACGAGTTGA
- a CDS encoding NepR family anti-sigma factor, with the protein MKKSSKKGDTPAGAARAGATQPHGQIASKLKALYRAVEQEPVPQHFVDLLHRLDEAEGQKTKRQARE; encoded by the coding sequence ATGAAGAAGTCCTCAAAGAAAGGCGACACCCCGGCGGGAGCTGCCCGCGCCGGAGCCACGCAACCTCACGGTCAAATCGCTTCGAAGCTGAAGGCACTCTATCGGGCGGTGGAGCAAGAACCTGTGCCACAGCACTTTGTGGACCTCCTGCACCGTCTGGACGAGGCCGAAGGACAAAAGACGAAGCGCCAGGCCCGCGAATGA
- a CDS encoding YMGG-like glycine zipper-containing protein: MKKLLVVASLILPLAACTQTERGAAIGAASGGIIGGAISNDVRGAAVGAAVGGVAGALIGRANEPGYCVYRDRYGRRYTARC, translated from the coding sequence ATGAAGAAGCTACTCGTCGTCGCAAGCCTGATTCTTCCCTTGGCTGCCTGCACGCAAACGGAACGCGGTGCGGCAATCGGCGCTGCCTCCGGCGGTATCATCGGCGGTGCCATATCGAATGATGTCAGGGGAGCTGCGGTTGGCGCCGCTGTCGGCGGTGTCGCCGGCGCCCTTATCGGTCGTGCGAACGAGCCCGGCTATTGCGTCTATCGCGACCGCTACGGCCGCCGCTATACCGCGCGCTGCTGA